The Halichondria panicea chromosome 14, odHalPani1.1, whole genome shotgun sequence genome contains a region encoding:
- the LOC135347775 gene encoding influenza virus NS1A-binding protein homolog yields the protein MASSGINSAIETLQVLPVHEKLWEKNRQLFAVTNRVFQHETVRNRRESLKKAESSVMLSQRAATLAKTEALIQVNKEHIEVISQKEKAIAEGQAVIQVLKEQISKKDTELAEKDVYIQQLKVKNEEHIDKAVAERQVVIQALKEQISKKDTKLAEKDAHIQQLQEPTPENSLLLSPTDWIKSKNMPVKMGATIQSVVVGEAIYVGGGEASSDRDMCTVMKFDIQADLWTKLPLYSFKSFALTSNTDKLVVIGGVDPDSRKRTGQVAVFDSDKWIRPYPPMSTARNNFTAQLFNYHIIVAGGRNDEDKRIASVEIFDVKLRIWYSAEPLPIPRASIKSSLVGHNLYIMGGWDANDTPSSVVHCIHLEKLIDSARVKTSSPFALWMTIADTPVKRSTPLGVNSSLFAIGGRDDNDKPSSSIYCYQPHIKAWSRVGDLSSPRYYCTCSSLSSDKIFVAGGQSTFFSSILTHFLSTAEVLNLAGCIYAC from the exons ATGGCTAGCAGTGGGATCAACTCAGCAATAGAAACGCTCCAG GTATTACCTGTACACGAGAAGCTTTGGGAGAAGAATCGGCAATTATTTGCGGTTACCAATCGTGTATTTCAACATGAAACAGTTCGAAACAGGAGGGAATCTCTGAAAAAG GCTGAATCATCTGTGATGCTATCTCAAAGAGCTGCTACTTTAGCAAAAACTGAAGCTCTAATTCAG gtgaacAAAGAACATATTGAAGTAATTTCACAAAAAGAAAAAGCTATAGCTGAGGGACAAGCTGTAATTCAG gttctCAAAGAACAGATTTCTAAGAAAGACACTGAGTTAGCAGAGAAGGATGTCTACATTCAACAGCTGAAG gtgaagAACGAAGAACACATTGATAAAGCTGTAGCCGAGAGACAAGTTGTAATTCAG GCTCTTAAAGAACAGATTTCCAAGAAAGACACTAAATTAGCAGAGAAGGATGCCCACATTCAACAGCTACAG GAACCAACCCCTGAAAATAGTCTTTTGCTTTCTCCAACTGATTGGATAAAGTCAAAAAACATGCCTGTCAAGATGGGTGCAACGATTCAAAGTGTTGTTGTGGGTGAAGCAATCTATGTAGGTGGAGGTGAAGCCAGCAGTGATCGCGATATGTGCACAGTGATGAAGTTTGATATTCAAGCAGACCTTTGGACCAAACTGCCTCTGTATAGCTTCAAGTCTTTTGCCTTGACTTCAAACACCGATAAGCTGGTAGTGATTGGAGGGGTAGATCCAGATTCTCGGAAGCGAACTGGTCAGGTTGCTGTGTTTGACTCAGATAAGTGGATACGTCCATATCCCCCGATGTCCACTGCTAGGAATAATTTTACAGCACAGTTATTCAATTATCACATAATTGTGGCTGGAGGACGCAATGATGAAGATAAACGAATTGCTTCTGTTGAAATCTTTGACGTAAAGTTACGGATATGGTACTCTGCCGAGCCGCTACCTATCCCACGAGCCTCCATTAAGTCCTCTCTCGTGGGACATAACCTCTACATCATGGGAGGATGGGATGCAAATGACACACCAAGCAGTGTGGTTCACTGCATCCATTTGGAGAAGCTCATTGACAGTGCCAGAGTGAAAACTAGCTCTCCATTTGCTCTTTGGATGACAATCGCTGACACTCCTGTTAAACGATCCACACCTCTTGGTGTAAACAGTTCACTTTTTGCTATTGGTGGACGTGATGACAATGACAAGCCAAGCTCATCGATTTACTGCTATCAGCCGCACATCAAAGCGTGGTCAAGAGTTGGGGATTTGTCTTCTCCTAGGTACTATTGTACATGCTCATCGCTGTCGAGTGATAAGATTTTCGTGGCTGGGGGTCAAAGTACTTTTTTCAGTAGTATTCTAACCCACTTCTTGAGTACCGCTGAGGTTCTCAATTTGGCAGGTTGTATCTATGCTTGCTGA